One window from the genome of Alkalihalobacillus sp. LMS6 encodes:
- a CDS encoding NFACT family protein — MSYDGMMTRAITHELQHLIGGRISKIHQPFKTELILTIRAKGKNYALLASANAQFARLHLTEEKYDNPSEPPMFCMLLRKHLEGGFVQSITQDGFDRVVRMTVANKDELGDQTERTLVFEIMGRHSNIVLLNPHTEGILDSIKHVRFDQSSYRTVGPGQTYKAPPAQDKKDPLQANADDVLKQIDFNSGKLDKQLVSAFAGLSPLLTKEIVSRAPFANQTSLPESFLAIMAAIREHQYSFEYVKGKKETFSYVSLQHVEGERQLFSSASELLDSFYYGKAERDRVKQQAHDLDRLLKNEYQKNVRKQKKLEQTLTQAEEASKFQKLGELLTANMHLVQRGHTQIEVVDYYDETGGMVAIELDPLKTPSENAQWYFKKYQKAKTARLEVVEQMNRTKQELAYLDTLIQQMDSASPRDVEEIREELMEEGYLKKRLQQGKKKKKQATTPTLERYQSSTGIEFLVGKNNRQNEYLSNRLARQNDIWLHTKDIPGSHVVIRAEEPDDTTLAEAALVAAFFSKARDSGSVPVDYTKIRHVKKPNGAKPGYVTYDNQTTLFVTPNEQKVRQLKA, encoded by the coding sequence ATGTCTTACGATGGCATGATGACAAGAGCGATTACACATGAACTTCAACACTTAATTGGCGGACGAATTTCAAAAATTCATCAGCCGTTTAAAACGGAATTAATTTTAACGATCCGGGCAAAAGGGAAAAATTACGCCTTACTTGCTTCAGCAAATGCTCAATTTGCTCGGCTTCATTTAACAGAAGAAAAATACGATAACCCAAGCGAGCCTCCGATGTTTTGTATGTTGCTTCGTAAGCATCTTGAAGGTGGCTTTGTTCAATCGATTACCCAAGATGGGTTTGACCGTGTCGTTCGTATGACTGTTGCCAATAAAGATGAGCTTGGCGACCAAACAGAACGAACGCTTGTCTTTGAAATTATGGGACGCCATAGCAATATCGTTTTATTGAACCCGCATACAGAAGGGATCTTGGATAGTATTAAACATGTGCGCTTTGACCAAAGCAGCTACAGAACAGTTGGTCCAGGTCAAACGTATAAAGCTCCACCTGCTCAAGATAAAAAAGATCCGCTTCAAGCCAATGCGGATGATGTGTTAAAGCAAATTGATTTTAATTCCGGGAAATTAGATAAGCAGCTTGTATCAGCGTTTGCTGGACTGTCACCACTTTTAACGAAAGAAATTGTCAGTCGCGCTCCGTTTGCAAATCAAACATCCTTACCGGAATCATTTTTAGCAATTATGGCAGCAATTCGTGAGCATCAGTATTCATTCGAATATGTAAAAGGGAAAAAAGAAACGTTCTCTTATGTCTCTTTGCAACATGTGGAAGGTGAACGGCAGCTTTTTTCAAGTGCAAGTGAACTACTAGATTCATTTTATTACGGAAAAGCAGAGCGCGATCGAGTGAAACAGCAAGCGCATGATTTGGATCGATTGTTAAAAAACGAATACCAAAAAAATGTTCGCAAACAAAAAAAACTAGAACAAACATTAACACAAGCAGAAGAAGCGTCGAAGTTTCAAAAATTAGGCGAGTTGCTGACAGCAAATATGCATCTCGTTCAGCGAGGTCATACTCAAATTGAAGTAGTTGACTATTACGATGAAACTGGTGGAATGGTCGCGATTGAACTAGACCCGCTAAAAACGCCTTCAGAAAATGCACAGTGGTATTTTAAAAAATACCAAAAGGCAAAAACCGCACGTTTAGAAGTAGTCGAGCAGATGAATAGAACCAAACAAGAATTAGCTTACTTAGACACCCTCATTCAGCAAATGGATTCAGCATCTCCTCGTGACGTTGAAGAAATTCGTGAGGAATTAATGGAAGAAGGCTATTTAAAAAAACGCCTTCAGCAAGGCAAGAAAAAGAAAAAACAAGCCACAACACCTACACTCGAACGGTACCAATCATCGACAGGAATCGAGTTTCTTGTCGGTAAAAACAATCGTCAAAATGAGTATCTCTCCAATCGTCTTGCCCGTCAAAACGACATTTGGCTGCATACAAAAGATATTCCAGGTTCTCATGTTGTCATTCGTGCGGAAGAACCCGACGACACTACGTTAGCTGAAGCTGCTCTTGTTGCTGCGTTTTTCTCGAAAGCGCGAGACTCTGGTTCGGTGCCTGTTGATTACACAAAAATTCGCCACGTTAAAAAACCAAATGGCGCAAAGCCCGGCTACGTGACATACGACAATCAAACGACATTATTCGTCACTCCTAATGAACAAAAGGTTCGACAATTGAAAGCATAA
- a CDS encoding class I SAM-dependent methyltransferase produces MSMRKMEGSEFDPLVNFFDEMVQTDWLSAIHAELKLFSSSWENKRVLDVGCGTGRFLLRGVKEAKELVGVDISGEMVKRANDLFTNAKVDDKAHAKVGDALALAETDASYDRVFSTCALFLLPSIEIGIAELRRVTKPDGEVFLLNPAPHMSIATASSYAKAYEFSDNEKAFLLKWASVSERRHRKSETELTRLLTDAGFSQVEHRNVLNGLGMMTKAY; encoded by the coding sequence ATGTCTATGCGTAAAATGGAAGGCAGTGAATTTGATCCGTTAGTCAATTTCTTTGACGAGATGGTCCAAACGGATTGGCTGTCCGCAATTCATGCGGAATTAAAGCTGTTCTCAAGTTCGTGGGAAAACAAGCGGGTGCTTGATGTTGGCTGTGGTACCGGACGATTTCTGCTTAGAGGCGTAAAAGAAGCGAAAGAATTGGTCGGTGTAGATATTTCCGGGGAAATGGTTAAGCGAGCAAATGACTTATTCACAAATGCCAAAGTCGATGATAAGGCCCATGCAAAAGTTGGGGATGCACTAGCGCTTGCAGAAACAGACGCGTCCTACGACCGTGTCTTCTCAACGTGCGCATTGTTTTTATTGCCTTCAATCGAAATTGGAATCGCTGAATTACGAAGGGTGACAAAACCTGATGGTGAAGTGTTTCTCTTAAATCCTGCTCCCCATATGTCGATTGCAACAGCTTCAAGCTATGCCAAAGCCTATGAATTTTCTGATAACGAAAAAGCATTTTTACTGAAGTGGGCAAGCGTATCGGAACGACGTCATCGTAAAAGCGAAACAGAATTAACCCGTCTTTTAACAGATGCAGGCTTTTCACAAGTGGAGCATCGAAACGTGTTAAATGGTCTCGGGATGATGACAAAAGCCTATTAA
- the pyrE gene encoding orotate phosphoribosyltransferase, translating into MSQTIANHLLDIQAVTLSPNEPFTWSSGLKSPIYCDNRLTMSYPRVRKDIAKGLAQLIKTYAPDADVVAGTATAGIPHAAWVAEELQLPMIYVRGSAKGHGKKNKIEGHLPASSKVVIIEDLISTGGSSIAAADAVREAGGEVSFVAAIFSYQLNAAELAFKQANLDHHVLCAYSELIEQAKERGFISVHEQQKLTLWRENPHNEDWLTVRSS; encoded by the coding sequence ATGAGTCAAACAATTGCTAATCACCTACTCGATATTCAAGCTGTTACATTATCACCAAACGAACCGTTTACGTGGAGTTCAGGATTGAAATCACCCATTTATTGTGACAATCGCTTAACGATGTCGTATCCACGTGTACGAAAGGACATTGCAAAAGGACTGGCTCAATTGATTAAAACCTATGCGCCAGATGCGGATGTTGTGGCCGGAACGGCTACCGCAGGAATTCCTCATGCCGCATGGGTCGCGGAAGAATTACAGCTACCGATGATCTATGTACGAGGTAGCGCAAAAGGTCATGGGAAGAAAAATAAAATTGAAGGACATTTACCGGCTTCTAGCAAAGTAGTCATTATTGAGGATTTAATCTCTACAGGAGGCAGCTCGATTGCTGCTGCCGATGCTGTTCGAGAGGCTGGAGGAGAGGTTTCCTTTGTTGCTGCCATCTTTTCTTACCAATTAAATGCAGCTGAACTAGCGTTTAAGCAGGCAAATTTAGACCATCACGTTCTCTGTGCATATAGTGAATTAATTGAACAAGCAAAGGAAAGAGGGTTTATTTCTGTGCATGAGCAGCAAAAGCTAACCTTATGGCGAGAAAATCCACATAATGAAGATTGGCTTACCGTTCGTTCATCATAA
- the pyrF gene encoding orotidine-5'-phosphate decarboxylase: protein MQNPLFIALDFNHRGKRRQFLEHFSNETIDVKVGMELFYREGLKVIEELKEAQHDLFLDLKLHDIPNTVKRTMRVLAEMEIDMVNVHAAGGQAMMEAAIEGLEAGTRPGKERPKCIAVTQLTSTNEDMLKQQLHIDRPLKDVVCSYAQLAKTSGLDGVVCSAKEVPFIHEECGQDFLTVTPGIRRAEDDKADQMRIVTPGEARQLGSWGIVVGRSLTMATDPLHVYKDMHSEWKGVTLT from the coding sequence TTGCAAAACCCACTCTTTATCGCGCTAGATTTTAATCATCGCGGAAAACGAAGACAATTTCTTGAACATTTTTCAAACGAAACGATTGATGTCAAAGTCGGTATGGAACTTTTTTACCGTGAAGGGTTGAAAGTGATTGAAGAATTGAAAGAGGCACAGCACGATCTTTTTCTTGATTTAAAACTTCACGATATCCCAAATACAGTGAAACGAACGATGCGTGTGCTCGCAGAAATGGAAATTGATATGGTGAACGTACATGCTGCCGGTGGGCAAGCCATGATGGAGGCTGCAATTGAAGGATTAGAAGCAGGTACACGTCCAGGAAAAGAACGACCAAAATGTATTGCTGTGACACAGCTAACAAGTACAAACGAAGACATGCTCAAACAACAGCTTCACATCGATCGACCTTTAAAAGATGTTGTCTGTTCTTACGCACAGCTAGCAAAAACGTCTGGTTTAGACGGAGTCGTTTGCTCAGCCAAAGAAGTGCCATTTATTCATGAAGAATGCGGCCAAGACTTTTTAACAGTTACCCCTGGAATTCGTCGAGCAGAAGACGATAAGGCAGATCAAATGCGTATCGTAACTCCTGGCGAAGCAAGACAATTAGGAAGTTGGGGAATCGTTGTCGGTAGAAGTTTAACGATGGCAACAGATCCTCTACATGTTTATAAAGACATGCATTCGGAATGGAAGGGAGTGACTCTTACATGA
- a CDS encoding dihydroorotate dehydrogenase, whose product MNRLEVNLPGLSMKNPVMPASGCFGFGGEYAEFFDLNQLGAIAIKATTPEPRFGNATPRVAETKAGMLNAIGLQNPGLAGVIEKELPRFDRYDVPIVANIAGSTMGDYIEVAARLSNEQNVHALELNISCPNVKQGGIAFGTVPETAAELTKEVKAVSKVPVYVKLSPNVTDIVAMAKAVETAGADGLSMINTLLGMRIDLNTRQPILANTYGGLSGPAIKPVALRMIHQVSQQVDIPIIGMGGIQNAQDVIEFLLAGASCVAVGTANFVDPYTCPTIIDELPQYLDEMEMNSITDIIGGSWKSCKTHSLSR is encoded by the coding sequence ATGAATCGATTAGAAGTGAATTTACCAGGGTTATCGATGAAAAATCCAGTCATGCCAGCTTCCGGTTGCTTTGGATTTGGCGGCGAGTATGCGGAATTCTTTGATTTAAATCAACTAGGGGCCATTGCAATAAAAGCAACGACGCCAGAACCGCGATTCGGAAACGCCACGCCTCGTGTCGCAGAAACAAAAGCAGGTATGCTCAATGCAATCGGTCTGCAAAATCCAGGGTTAGCTGGGGTAATTGAAAAAGAATTGCCTCGGTTTGATCGCTACGATGTGCCGATTGTAGCAAATATTGCAGGTTCAACAATGGGTGACTATATTGAAGTCGCCGCCCGGTTATCGAATGAACAAAACGTGCACGCGTTAGAGCTCAACATCTCGTGTCCGAACGTCAAACAAGGCGGAATTGCATTTGGAACCGTACCTGAAACCGCCGCCGAATTAACAAAAGAAGTTAAAGCTGTTTCTAAAGTACCGGTATACGTTAAGTTGTCTCCAAATGTTACGGATATCGTAGCGATGGCAAAAGCAGTTGAAACAGCGGGTGCAGATGGACTGTCGATGATTAATACCCTGCTCGGCATGCGAATCGATCTTAACACACGTCAACCGATTTTAGCGAATACATACGGTGGATTATCGGGTCCAGCAATTAAACCAGTCGCATTACGCATGATTCATCAAGTCAGCCAACAAGTCGACATTCCGATCATTGGAATGGGTGGCATTCAAAATGCGCAAGATGTCATTGAGTTTTTACTAGCTGGTGCGAGCTGTGTTGCGGTAGGAACAGCGAATTTCGTCGATCCGTACACATGTCCAACGATTATTGACGAATTGCCACAGTACTTAGATGAGATGGAAATGAACAGCATTACGGACATTATTGGAGGGAGCTGGAAATCTTGCAAAACCCACTCTTTATCGCGCTAG
- a CDS encoding dihydroorotate dehydrogenase electron transfer subunit — protein MRDRYGALTVVEQTLLAKDSYQLVLQGETVAQMTQPGQFLHVRVGHSEDLLLRRPISIADVDVNKQQVTMIYRASGEGTSRLSHYENGKTLNVMGPLGKGFPVEEAQTGDVALLVGGGIGVPPLYYLAKQLVKKGVRVISVLGFASKQDVFYEEAFKALGDVYVTTVDGSHGVHGFVTNAIDECELKCDVLYACGPTPMLKVMSERYRNQKAFISLEERMGCGIGACFACVCAVEDGDAHEYRKICSDGPVFPVGEVVL, from the coding sequence ATGAGAGATCGCTATGGCGCATTAACAGTTGTTGAGCAAACATTACTTGCAAAAGACAGCTATCAGCTTGTTTTGCAAGGGGAAACGGTTGCGCAGATGACGCAACCTGGACAATTTTTACATGTTCGTGTAGGGCATTCGGAAGATCTACTTTTACGTCGCCCAATTAGCATTGCTGACGTTGATGTAAACAAACAGCAAGTAACGATGATTTATCGCGCTAGTGGCGAGGGAACATCTCGACTTTCACACTATGAAAATGGAAAAACGTTAAACGTCATGGGTCCCCTCGGAAAAGGATTCCCTGTTGAAGAAGCACAAACAGGTGATGTTGCACTACTTGTTGGAGGCGGTATCGGTGTGCCGCCACTCTACTATTTAGCAAAACAACTCGTAAAAAAAGGGGTTCGCGTGATTAGTGTGCTAGGCTTCGCTTCAAAACAAGATGTCTTTTACGAAGAAGCATTTAAAGCACTCGGTGATGTGTATGTGACGACGGTTGATGGTTCTCACGGCGTCCACGGTTTTGTGACAAATGCCATTGACGAATGCGAGCTCAAGTGTGATGTCCTTTATGCATGCGGTCCGACACCAATGTTAAAAGTGATGTCGGAGCGATACCGAAACCAAAAAGCGTTTATTTCGTTGGAAGAACGAATGGGTTGTGGAATCGGTGCTTGCTTTGCCTGTGTGTGCGCGGTTGAAGATGGAGATGCCCATGAATATCGTAAAATTTGTTCGGATGGACCGGTATTTCCAGTCGGGGAGGTTGTACTATAA